The Montipora foliosa isolate CH-2021 chromosome 1, ASM3666993v2, whole genome shotgun sequence DNA segment TTAAGGGCCTctagcgcttaatagttttgtggttcagcggttgttgtatgtgcaggcattttgtccttgaatttcgaaaaagttctcagaaaatcaaacatgtaaacctcaaactaacctgtttcgttgttcaaggataaagggttttagaggataagcacaacatcacagaagcaggagtcaatctttgaaaataacttcaaaaacgatgcgaaatgtgcaaggtttaatttgtgcttgacttataatttctcacatggcaaatgaaacaaaattcataaaccaaacaataaaaagtttgcaaaagcatttaaatcatccaggtttgtataaagaataaaaaacaaattaccaaccagcattttcaggcaacacgagtgacgatcatgcttgcacgcaaacacgagggattgtgccaggttactaagccattgaaggatcgcgttttatttgaagaaacaagaatgttttttagagctttccgcctttggaaaatgaaaatttccagtgtctatttcatatttgtgcttgtgagtatcttcaacatttaaagtaaaacaaattctttttcatttcaactggaattgcttaattacattcattttgaagtctttcgtcattcattttgaactattTCGTTcactgcgttcgttatgcccaacgaccacattatgatgtttattttgaataaattatttagctggaacttggctcgaaatctttgacccatgtataagtcaagggcgatttttggagcttcttttgaggccataaaaggtcgacttatacacgggtaaatacggtattatCCGGGGTAAAATTTGTAATGTCACCCCAGGACATTAAAGGGGTtaaacttaacccattgacagcCTGGGTGCGactaaacagattttactccaatgccagatgattttggAGGCATCCTGGGGTGCTGGGGTTAACCAAATTTACAGGGATGGATAAACAAAATACGAAACAATGAGAAACCACTtcaaaaaattacaattttgaaGACCAATGCATAGAAAAAAAGCACCAAAAATGCATTTACATCAGTAAGCTCTCCTATAAGATATGTCATCATAAGTTCTCTTGCATCACCGGAATGCCCAACATCTTCAAAGCTTTCTGTAGAATCTCCCCCTGTTTGTGTAAATATAAGGTAAGACcagatgcaaaaacaaaatagtgaaTATTCAATCAGCTTCTTCCCTACTCTAGATGTGGAAACAATGGTTTGTGTATCTTTCTGTGAAAGTAGAGACTACATACCATTACCTTCATTTTTGTCAATTTAAATAAAAGGTGAAACCAAGACTTTTATATCAACATCATATTCATGATAGTTACAatgtacaataatatttttgtgtGCACCTCATAATGAGGTCACTTGAGATGTAGATATAAAACATTACGACTGCTTAACTGCTACTAAAAACAGTCTCTTAAAGGGCTATGTCAcagaaaatgatgtaatttttcCCCATGTTTACATgagtagaaaatagcacttgtcACCACCCTCTCATacttaattctgttgaaatataagtgcttcacagCCACCGTTTGCAAAAAAACATAACCCCTTGTACTTGAAAAGGGTTGGCCGGACAGTTTTCAAgtttcagggcttgaaattgcgaccaatacagtcgcatttgcgactgaattttttccctttgcgactaaaaaatctggagaagtcgcaaatttgcgacttgttctcatcttcgttctttcgaaacaaaagaattagtagcagttgccactttgctgctctttttactaaaataaatgaagaaatgacaaaattattttgtttctcgccttgagttttctttcaatctgaagatagcgtaattgtagcgtaatttcgctgcgatgttacgtgcacaactccattccttcaatatcattcgccattttcagcggtttacttcaacacaagtattgtgggctcatattttgttttgctacaccgctgacaacacaatgcagcgcgatgattttgcgactaaaattttcgaaattgcgactacattttcgtatcttgtcgcaaaattgcgactggattttttcgcaaatttcaagccctgagtttatggcaaatcgcctggataaagttCCTTATTGCTCataatcatcttgtttgtgacaacaataattttatcagtaaaggaattccacatttcCATTTTCCAGTTTTAACCAATTGACCCCTGaaagtgagacttaatagattttactgtgtctcacgccagatgattttactcgtcaaaggggggcgtcctagggcgtttgaggagTAAATGGGTTACACTCATGATTAACAAAAGATTCCCCATAAATACCCTAAATTACGTGACATAGCCACTTAAACCCTTTCATGCCCGAGGGCCCCACTGATgattaaaattgtctggtgttagagtaaaattCAGAAGTGTCATTCTTTGGCAGGAAAGGCTTAACAGAACAATACAGGATTGAAATGTCCAAATGACAGCCAACTGTCATGATACAAATGGAGGAGCATGACCGGTTGTTCTCAtcatttaaccctttaagccccgaggggttccccattgacgagtaaaatcgtcaggcgttagacagagtaaaatctataagtgccatttggcactatcggggctgaaagggttaaacggggacatatttttttcacgctgttaccttaatgaagactagcagtaagCAGTCAAAATGTtgtcatctacatgtacatctcaGGTACTACGATTCTCAATTGAGtatgacactagggaagtttggtgacaaagtttcatcgttaaagttaccatgttgtcaagggcaacttgcttCGTTTTCAAGGGTAACTTTTTGGggtttgacgtcatttaactGGTAACAGTCGTCAGTTTGAATTTAACCATTACCATTTGTAGATTTTGGTGGGCTCATCGCTCGCTCGCAACATCAAGGCCCTTAAAGTTACTCTTGGAAACAAGggaagttgcccttgacaagatggtaactttaacgctgaaactttgtcaccaaacttccctagtatcatactcaactgagaatcgtagtaAGTGATTACAATGCGAGACAAACAATGATACAAGGTGATGAAGAAGAAACTATCCTGCATGAAGTTGTTAGTCAGTTTTAAATGACTGGTTATTTACCTACAATTTTCAAAGAACACAAAATCTGGAATACAACTGCATGATCGTTCCCCTCAACACTTTATTTTAATGATGTTACTGCACAACACTCAGACATGTCTCCCCTCAGACTTCCAGGAAAACTTTACACCTGATTTAAGagttattacaaaataatgatCACTCTGATTACATTGCCCCCTTCAAAGTCCATAGTAGAATTTTATGCAGTCTTTCCCGAGTTATGTAATATTAGGAGATGGTATACATTGCTCAGCAGGCATGTTTACAAAAGTTGTTGATTCTCGTAAAATCAGTCTTTCAGTAAGAGCATGGAGCTTTTTTAAATAACGGACAATCTTGGCTTACCAGCCTGTTCTAGTAAAACTTCTTCTCCGCCTGGATGCTAGTTAAGAAacaaagagaaataaaaaaattcaaaaggaaCTGACATGTGGGCAAAGACAAATCGCATAGCTTAATTCCTTATTGACAGAGTGAACGTgttcaatttgtaaaaaaagttGCCTAAAAATACTCAAAACTAACATGAGACCATTGATAGTTGAATCACATCCAACCAAAACTGAAAACTAGGTAGATTTGACTTTACTTGAGCTTAATTAATTCAATTGTATTCGATTCGAATTAACGAAATACACCGGCCGGCAACTTAGCTTGAACGCAAACATTTGTACCGGCAAATGCTACGGAATACTCTACTGATTTATTTCTGATGCGAACTTTTTTCCCTGAGACGCTAATCATGTGCTGTTAGAAAACCTATATTAACGGGAAAGTTTCTGAAGAAGCTGTGGGGAGTAAAACACGACGACTTGATAAAGATAAATTAACCACCAGGAAATTTCTGCtagctgacgtttcgagggtTAACTCTAGCTTAGTCAGAGCATAGTTAGCAAACTATGGTCAGAGCGGATAATATGTAAGCTTACATCGATCACGAGTGTGGTTGGCCTTACGCAACTTCCACTCCGAATTGCCAACATTTTAATTTACTGTTTATTGAATCTGCTTTTACTTACTTCGTCGAGGAATTTAGTGACATCAAACACTTGGTTGTTTATTATTAACCACGTCGATGCAGCCGTATTGTGTTTCTTCACTTCCTCAAGAGAGAACTTTTTGATCGAAGGGTCGATCGCAGGTTCCTCCGCTTTGGTCTCCATTTTGGTCAATCTCGTATCCTGAGTCAGCGGATGTGCGCCCAGAAAGACTCTGGGGACTCTGGGATATTCTCTCGGATAAATGGacttgaaatatattttttgattggtcgcttgcataacaatggaattccgacaggaagtcggtaagtcagtttgagggatggcaatagggagcttaagcacgcgcgtttttgacacgcggacggcaaccggaagagaacttCTCGTgttccaggacagtggtgtctcccacatttttatactaatcatctctaatggagaaaagataatTGGCAATGTTaatgtagttgtgtgaagacaagttaaaagggaaaacagctcacttccggttgccgtccgcgtctcaaaaacgcgcgtgcttaagctcccttataTATATGAGTGTTGACCGCGATGCCATGCGATTTCTGGGCCTGGACGCCATCCCGGACCGGCTGGCCGACCGGCACATCGGGTGTCTACAAActgaagaccgaagaccgaagaccgaagaccgaagaccgaagaccgaagaccgaagaccgaagaccgaagaccgaagaccgaagaccgaagaccgaacaccgaaaaatgctaaaacgcttttttccacgccaaaaacataaaatcgattaggtcttcgttttgtagttttgcccgcctcaaactacaaaacgaagataactgaatagagtgtaatgcgaagtgctagatttctatcccatatgaaccatgtgagcgttagccctactaatggaaatgggcccacacaaggacaagagaaaaactctaaccagggtgggaattgaacccacgaccttcgggttaaatctccgccgctctaccgactgagctacaaggtcagacgggagcaggccgtgggaactgaagatg contains these protein-coding regions:
- the LOC138008382 gene encoding cytochrome b5-like isoform X2, whose product is METKAEEPAIDPSIKKFSLEEVKKHNTAASTWLIINNQVFDVTKFLDEHPGGEEVLLEQAGGDSTESFEDVGHSGDARELMMTYLIGELTDEDKIQSKSKTLQNVFFSESKEGCVVQ
- the LOC138008382 gene encoding cytochrome b5-like isoform X1; translation: METKAEEPAIDPSIKKFSLEEVKKHNTAASTWLIINNQVFDVTKFLDEHPGGEEVLLEQAGGDSTESFEDVGHSGDARELMMTYLIGELTDEDKIQSKSKTLQNVFFSESKEGWLSSLLAPAAAIVVVVSIAAYKYFQA